A genomic region of Oryza glaberrima chromosome 1, OglaRS2, whole genome shotgun sequence contains the following coding sequences:
- the LOC127781916 gene encoding protein PGR-like gives MSSAEEITDGSDLLNCILSISRHLDYYWYSRIPVSQNPAPLPQIRFTPQSLAPLTPAAGGAAQPMGIPAASLAARSAVGAALAAVIAARAVRRRSLDGSGGAAGFVVMAIHLACGYRYGALMLAFFFTSSKATKIGADRKRRIEDDFKEGGQRNWIQVLANSLIATILVIILATMTGGQDQCLDSHESKVITGIIGGIIGHYCCCNGDTWSSELGVLSDEQPRLITTLKPVRKGTNGGVTLQGLLAATAGGLIIGLTFVFVGLLTVECSFDVALRQLLVIPISATAGLLGSLIDSVLGATLQFSGYCSVRKKVVSKRGPTVTKISGMTILDNDAVNAVSVLLTTALTAYACIRIF, from the exons ATGTCATCAGCGGAGGAAATAACCGACGGTTCAGATTTGCTGAACTGCATACTAAGTATTAGTCGTCACTTGGACTACTACTGGTACAGTCGCATCCCGGTCTCCCAGAATCCGGCGCCCCTACCACAAATTCGATTCACCCCCCAATCGCTGGCGCCTTTGACTCCCGCCGCGGGCGGCGCAGCGCAGCCGATGGGGATCCCCGCCGCCTCACTCGCGGCCCGGTCGGCCGTCGGCGCGGCGCtggccgccgtcatcgccgcgcgcgccgtccgccgccgctcgctggaCGGCTCCGGCGGGGCAGCCGGGTTCGTCGTCATGGCGATCCACCTCGCCTGCGGGTACAGGTACGGCGCGCTCATGctggccttcttcttcacctCGTCCAAGGCGACTAAGATCGGCGCGGACAGGAAGCGCCGCATCGAGGACGACTTCAAGGAGGGCGGCCAGCGCAACTG GATCCAAGTCCTAGCAAATAGCTTAATAGCTACTATATTGGTCATCATATTGGCAACAATGACCGGAGGACAAGATCAATGCCTGGACTCCCATGAGTCAAAGGTTATAACTGGTATTATTGGTGGCATCATTGGTCACTATTGCTGCTGCAATGGAGATACTTGGTCATCCGAACTTGGTGTGCTTAGTGATGAACAGCCACGTCTTATTACTACTCTGAAG CCTGTCAGGAAAGGTACAAACGGTGGAGTGACCTTACAAGGCCTTCTTGCTGCCACAGCAGGTGGCCTAATCATAGGTCtgacttttgtttttgttggaCTGTTGACTGTGGAGTGCTCATTTGACGTGGCTCTTCGACAGCTTCTAGTAATACCCATCTCTGCTACTGCTGGTTTGCTTGGCAGTCTGATTGATTCAGTGTTGGGTGCCACACTCCAGTTCAGTGGATACTGCAGTGTTCGGAAGAAG GTGGTCAGTAAACGGGGCCCTACAGTCACCAAGATTTCTGGAATGACTATCCTGGATAATGATGCGGTTAATGCTGTATCTGTGCTACTAACAACTGCGCTTACAGCTTATGCGTGCATTCGCATCTTTTGA